Part of the Lolium rigidum isolate FL_2022 chromosome 6, APGP_CSIRO_Lrig_0.1, whole genome shotgun sequence genome, GCACCGGCGGGCTCCTTGGAAGCCTTGGAGATCCCGTCCGCAAACCTATCTGGTCTGAATTGGTGCACGTCGTTTCCCCAGATGTCCGGGTCATGGTGGATGAACAACACGGGCATCTCAAAGACCACTCCAGCTGGGTACGTGATGCCTCCGATCTCAATCTCCTTGTATGTCTTTCGGGTGAAAGCAGTAGCTGGTGTGTACAAACGAAGAACCTCGTATAGAATCATTGTCACCTGCATAACACATATTAATAAGATAGTGCACCTCTATGTAAATGTCATGACAACAAACTAAACAATTTCCAGCTGGTACTTACAATTTTGAGTCGATTAACACCCTCATACTCAAGTTTATGCTTTCCAAATAGGCCAAGAACCTCTTCCCTTGCACGGTCCTGCCACTCGGGGTGCATGCTAAGTACAATAATTGTCCATGTAAGGAGTACTGATGTAGTCTCCATTCCTGCAAAATAGAACAACTTGCACTCCTCCATGACTTCTGCTTCTGACATTCCTAGGATGGATTTACCATTTGCATCTATGGTTGTCATGTTTGACTGCAGTAATAGGCCGAGTAAGTCATCTTTCGTGTTTTCTCCTTCCTGTATAGCTTGCATCCTATTAGAAATTAGACCTCGTAGAATGTTCTCAATCTCGTTATTAATTTGATGCATCCTTCGGTTATTTTTGGTAGGAAAGTACCTGGAAATGACATACCCGTCACAGTGTCAGTACAATAGTACATACAGACAGAGTAACGAAGGCTTACTTTTAATGAAGATTCCGAGAAAACAAGGTGGTGAATAAAAGGATAATACTGCCATTATTGGAGGTGCCCTTAGTAAATTTTGATTAAAACTGTGTTAATTTTAGTACTGAATGATTACAGTATCATATTTCATTCCATGATATTGAAGAGAAATTAAACCAAATGAGATTGCCCCTGCAATGTCAATTGGAGCCTAAGGGTACTGTCTACTGAACAGGACTAGTAAGTTCAAGTGAAAAGGGGGAGTGAGTTCTAGTGAGCTTCAGTTAGTACCAAGAACTAAGTCACATATAAAGTTTTTTTGAAAAAAGTGGTAACTGACGTGTAACCGGGTATCATAATCTTGTGAATGGCTGCCATGAATCTCCCCATCTGCTCGGACTGCAGTTGAGAAATCCTTCTTCCTTCCAGATAACTGCTACCGAATGCGGTTTGTGAGATGACATCCCCGGTGAGGTTCTGGAGCTCTGAGGAGACATCCACTTCCCACGAGCCCTCGGGACCAAGGGATTGACTCCATCTGCCAACAAGCTCTCCACAGCATGCAGAAAACGCTGGCAGCATGAGCTGTAAATTAAGCAAGATTACTCTCGTCACGACAGATGATGGTTAATTCACAAACGTATGAAAAGTAGATGTAAAGTAATTGCACAAACATATGGTAAATAATGCGGAACAATTAACAGCAGCCATACCTTGAGTTTCTCGACATGGAACGCAGGGTTGAGTATCCTTCTGTGCTTGACCCATTTCTCCCCCTCGTAGCTCCCTACGCCTTCGGCGAGGAGCTTGGATAGAGTTGGGAACTTGAGCTTCTCGATGTGCCCAAACTTGTTGGACATCACCTCCCTGACAAGGTGAGGATCGGTGATGGTCACCTTAGGAATCGGACCGAACCAAGAGATGCACGGCTTGCCGTGCTCCTCGACGTTGTTATAGAGGAAAGGCATGACGTGGGCGCCGATGTCGTGGCAGCGCAGCGGCAGAGGTCTTGACCACACCTCCCTGTTTTGCCGGGCGTAGTCGTTGGCATCACCGATGAGGAAACGGTACGACGTGCCGCGGAGACCCTGGGCACGAAGAGC contains:
- the LOC124661030 gene encoding cytochrome P450 72A15-like — encoded protein: MPFLYNNVEEHGKPCISWFGPIPKVTITDPHLVREVMSNKFGHIEKLKFPTLSKLLAEGVGSYEGEKWVKHRRILNPAFHVEKLKLMLPAFSACCGELVGRWSQSLGPEGSWEVDVSSELQNLTGDVISQTAFGSSYLEGRRISQLQSEQMGRFMAAIHKIMIPGYTYFPTKNNRRMHQINNEIENILRGLISNRMQAIQEGENTKDDLLGLLLQSNMTTIDANGKSILGMSEAEVMEECKLFYFAGMETTSVLLTWTIIVLSMHPEWQDRAREEVLGLFGKHKLEYEGVNRLKIVTMILYEVLRLYTPATAFTRKTYKEIEIGGITYPAGVVFEMPVLFIHHDPDIWGNDVHQFRPDRFADGISKASKEPAGAFFPFGWGPRICIGQNFALLEAKMALCMILQRFEFELASSYTHAPHTVMMMRPMHGAQIKLRAISS